ctactcggtagtcaaccgagtagcgagttctacaatcatgtgtgtaagcattgacatcctgTAGGAATTGgagattccttcattcttaaggtaatcaacttcttgggTTTAATTGCTTCAATTGGATCCTTGATTTTGATTAAAAAGGTGTGTTGTCGGCTTCCCCAACCACCATACAAATTATGAGGAATCATGgtatatcatgcttcatgattgctataactaatttgggatgaatgataagcttcatattgaatcctaataataaacacacaaatgttcattgtgtggAATTGCCTTGGCTAACCAAttctctccaatatttgagcatctcatcatCGTGCTTAATTGCAAGTTTTCTAGTTATTTAAGTCCTAGTTTTCAAGCAATCATAACCCCCTCTCCCCTTTAGTTTAACTatagttagttagtttatttacactagttCTTTTAGATTggattggtgattgaatacaaccatttccccgaggattgatacccctttttaccgttgtattacattttatttgcaaacaaacagtgtaatttgcttggtggacttgacatcccatcAAGTTCGGGCGCCATTGCCGGGGAAATtagttattgttatttgattttttATACCTAGGTCTAAAAGAACCGGTGAACTACTCTACAATCCggaaattgaaaaagaagcaaaacggttgaaaaagttagccaaacaagcaaagcaacaacaactcgttcaagcttcttcctcttctccactaatcaacatagaagatcaagttcatactTCAAGTGATACCGACATTGAATCGAGTTCTCCAATTGTTGGTCATTCCTTTGAAGAGATTCCGTTTGAAAACTACATATCCATGAATCACACTCCACCTAACAAttccaacccaaacccaaactaTCAAGATGCCAATACATCACCCCAACAACCAAGACAACAACACCAAGAACCTATCATTGATATGCCACCTTGGAATCAACCACCTCCTCAACCAAATCAACCCTATTAgcaacaaccacaaccacaaccacaaaaccaaaacttccaccaaaacaaccaacctcAAAACAATGCTTTTCAATTTCAACAACAAGTACATTACCCAAATCCACCTAATTACCAACACCATCCAATGTACCCACAACAACAACTCCCCTACAACCAATATCCTAACTACTAACCTTATCCACCACAAATGTACAATCACCTTCAATACCCATATCCAACTTACCAACCACATCCCAATTACATGCAACTGTATCCCAATAACCCCAATCCACCCAATCCCCCTCAAGAGTTGACACTTAGGAAAGTGATGGAGACGGATGTTACTTACACACCCCTTGCTATTGTTTATCCCTCAAACTGCCAAGGGAtggaattgaagtcaagtttcatacatcaactcaccaagttccatggtttggatagagaagatcctcaaaagcatttgaagtcctttcgtttgatatgtgttagcatgttgcccGAACATGTGACATTGGATGGTTTCAAGTTAACGACCTTCCCACTCACCTTGGAAGGTAAAGCTAGAGAGTGGTTATTTAACTTACCACCAGAATCTATTCACACATGGGAAGAGTTACTGAAAGCGTTCAATAGCAAGTTTTATCCCACTTCCCGGATATCAAGTCAAagaagtgacattttggggattcgtcaaggggggaatgagacttttcatgatttttgggagcgaTTCATCAACTTGTGTACAAGTTGTCCTCAACACAACATTCCTGAACAATTACTTCTTCACAAATTTTATGAGGGTATGAATGAAAAAGATCGAAGAatgattgatgcttcaagtggtggtgacatcTTCAACAAGAAACCTCACGAGATATGCTCACCTTTTGGtaccatttctcaaaatcaacGAAACTTTGGGACTCGAaataaaataaagagaaattCCCCACAAGTGGTTGGTGAAGTTAGCAACACTCAACACTTGGAATCAAGGCTCTTGGACTTAACTAATGTGTTAagtcaaatggtggtgggaagTGGTCAACAATTGATGGTGTGTGGTATTTGCACAATGACAGGGCATTATACGAATAAATGTCCCACACTTGGAAGTGAATCGGAGGATTTTAATGCCATGAGAGGATATCAAGGTCAACAAAGACCAATGGGATTTCAAAACACCTACAACCCAAATTGGAGGAATAACCCAAACAACCCATACCCACCAAAGAAAAACCCACCAATTGTTATGATGAGACACCAATATCCACAATACCCATCACAAAAACCTCCATATCCACAAACATCTCATCCACCTCCAAATTACAACCAACCTCATCAACAAGGCCAATCAAGTGGTAAACAAGAACTCGTTACTTCTCTTGCTCAAAGCCAAACTCAATTCCAACAAGAGACCAAGAACACCTTCCCCAACATTCAAGCACAAATTGAAGACTTGGCCACTTCTCTCAACAAGATGGAACAAAGGGGTAAACATCTACCTCAAACCCAGAAGACCCCCAATATGAGTGCAATAACCTTGAGAAGTGGGAAAACACTTGGAGAAAACAACcctaaaagagtttcaagagaagaagaagatgaagttattGTTATTGAGCCTAAAAAGGTTGTAGTTCCTCCAAAGGAACCGATTGTGACAAATATTGAGCAACCCGAATCTTCCAACAAGACCATTAAGCCATTGGTCATATCACCACCCTTCCCTTCGCGGTTAGCGTTTTCCAAGAAGATAGAGGAAGAAAATGAATTATTTGAAACTTTCCACAAGGTCCAAATCAACATTCCACTATTGAATGCTATTAAGCAAATTCCAATTTATGCAAAATTTCTCAAGGATTTGTGCACCAAGAAGAGGAAATTCAAGGAAAATGAAAAGATTTAATTCAATGCAAACGTGTATGCAATTATCCAAAAGACGTTACCTCCTAAATGCAAGGATCCATGAATATTTGCTATCCCTTGTACCATTGGTGATTTGCATGTCGAAAGTGTCATGTTAGATCTTGGAGCCTCGATCAATGCCatattcggtttttcaatctctcAATGTTGGACCTTTGGAAGAAACAAGAGTAATCATTCAATTAGCAAACAAGTCAAATGTATCTCCAAAAGGAGTGTTGGAGGATGTGTTAATACAAGTTAATCAACTAGTATTTCCTGCGGATTTTTAtgtcattgatcttgaagagaagaCTCCTTCCAAATCATCTATGATCCTCCTTGGAAGACGTTTCATGAATACCGCTCACATGATCATTGATGTCCATAAGGAAAAATTATTATGGAGTTTGATGGAGAGATCATTCACTTCAACATCTTTGAAGCAATGAGGTACCCTAGCAACATTTCTCCATTGTATCGGGTTGAtgtgattgagccaataaacGAGATAAGCCTTAATGTATTCACAAACAAGATTCTTATGGGAGATTATTGCAAGCCTAGGAAAGAGGCTCAAAGAAGATTAAATCCTCCAACGATGGAAGTGGGCAAGAAGAAGATAATTAAAAGGTtcaaaaggtgtaaagagaaGAAAAAGGCATTTCATAACAAGCACATAACCCAAAAACACTTTATTCCGGGTCAAGAAGTTCTTCTTTATCATTCACTCTTAAAGATATTCCCGGGAAAATTGCGATCTCGATGGCACGGACCTTTCATTATTATTAAAGTGTTTGATCATGGTGTGGTTGAAATCAAGAGTTTGGAAATGaaccaaatcttcaaagtgaaaGGGCATCATTTGAAACCGTTTTATGAAGGCTTTGACACGGGAGAATTCGACAACGTAACATTGGAAACTATGATTTACGAAGGTTGACAGAAGCGGGGCTATCTCTTGGCAAAGACGTTAAATAAATGCATTGTAAATAAATAATCTTCGCTTGAAGTTTTGATGTTTCTAGGCTTGAAGTTGGTCTAAAATAAGGATCTTGAGGTTTAGCAATGATCTTGGTAAAGTATGGAAGAAAACTGGAGCATGTGGAGCgaaaaattgcaaaaaaaaatgtcaaaatctACAACTTGTGCGGGTGCCCACGCAAATGTTGCGTGACCCAGCCCTACTCGCGCAAAATCCAAGCTCAAATTACTCCCACATGGTATGCGCGCAGCTGCCCCCCACTCGTGCAAGGCTTCCGATGGTACCCACGCAAATATGTCACTTCATAAGAAAATTTCGAGTCATTTCATATGCCTCCTTTATGCGACCAAGCTTTCATCCACGTGTATTTAGGCGGCCAAGAACTCCACCCACACATCATTGTACGATCCATGTGTTGCTTCCATACCGTCCCCGCGGGCCTCTCCACCTTGATCCTGGTATGATCCTTCCTTACTCTTatcctaagcattgaggacaatgcttcatTTTAAGCTTGGGGCGAGGTattcttatattttatttttgattgcaTTTAGGTTGTATATTGTTGCATTTAGAGTAAGTCATTTAGGTCATTCataaaaattgcataaaaatttcaaaaatattgcatattttgtttctttcttttctaattttcatactttttagatgcattctagtttaagttcatgcatttttgttctctCTTGTCTTCTCATCCCTACAGGTACCATAGCGCCGAGTAATAAGTATCGAATCATATAGTGGTCCCAAGTCTTGATAAGGAATTCCTTGTTTTGGATAAATGGGACACGTTTTGAGCCTCACAGACCACTTTAAGACCGCTTGTGTGGGGGTCAGATGCAGGTAGCTTGATTGGGTCTAGGTGCGGCGGGATGTGGTTGGTCAAACCAATGTGTGCGAGCAAAGATTAGCCCGGTAAGGTATTATGAAGACATTGAAGACTCACATCTTGGTTTTGGGGGGAATACCCCTTAGTACTCCCGAGTCTTGTCCGAGCCTTGCTTAGTTAGATTCTCACCACCTTTTTAAGATATGTCATAATTTTCCTAGGGGTCTAGAGTAGATAGTTAGCTAGATTTTGTTTATCACACCTTGCATTGAGGTGCATTATGAACTTTGAAGTGGGTCCCCCAATTCACATCTTTTGGGACAAAGTTTTTTCGGtaacacccatttttgagtcatATCCCACCCTTTTTAGTTGATCTTGGCACATTGTCAATGATCATTAGGTGTTCATTTTATCCTCCATCTTATGTTACATGGTGAAATTCCTTAGACCTTCCaagaagaaaacacaaaaaaaaaaaaaaagaatgaagaAATTAGAAAATTAAAGACAATAAGAGACAATGAAGAAGATTAAAGAAAATCAACAAAAACAatgaagaaaatgaagaaaaagagcaACACAAAAGAAGAACAAGAATCCAATTTCAAGACttctcttcaaaaaaaaaaagctacAAAGAGTTTCAAGAAACAGAAGCTCAagattgaagatttaagttgttaggtttaggtttaggATGAGtagaatttattttatttttgatttttggtgagaaAAGGCTATGACGATGAGACGGTGGATTGTAAAGGAGAGTACAAGGGAGAAGCCTCTGAAGTCGGATGTTTGCCCGGAGGCCGCGCTGCAAAACCCCATTTCATATTATACACTTTAGCTTGACAAATGTAGGAATCATCATGTGTCAAGAGACACCTTTCCTTCACGCACTATAGTCTACATTGGTGATTTAAAGTGCCCCCACTGGGGACATCCTCTGTTTCCTTTGTGTTGCACACCGCGACTACATCCAGCCGTGATTTATTCGCCCTTTAAGTGGTTCGAGAATGTGGTTTTTGGCTCTAAAACAGAGAACATTTTGAAGATCCGTAGGGTCTAATAAAGactaattctgaccatgttgactaatgttAACAAAGTTCTATGGgatctttctttttcctttttagttTAGCTCATCCCGAGCtcattttagtcttgttctaacttgatgacaagttaggtttaagcttggggtgatctTCCTTCAAAgtgtaccaagaacaccaaaatgagCAAAGCTTCCtaagggaggctagggtttgagtgGGGATCGAACCATatctaaaaaaaaatttatttcttctctcagcaacaccattaaTCTATGATATTTTTGGAAGAGATAATTGTGATACTATTCCATAATTCCTAAGATTATCATATAATTCTAGTCTTAGATATTCTCCACCTctatcggatcagagcatcttgatCGTCTTACCTAgttgattttctacttcatttTGAAACTCTTTGAACAcatcaaaagtttctgactttttttaatcaaataaatGTAGCTATATCTACTAAAACTATTAGTAAACATAATAAATTATTGTTCATCATGCCTTGTTGCgaatttgaatggtccacacacatccatgtagATAAGATCTAAGAAATCCATGCCTCTTTCACAGCTTCCTATGAAATTGTGCTTTTTTCATCTTGCCCAATAAGCAAGATTCCTTCACATTATTCGACTTTATGCCAAATGATTCCAAGATCCCATCTTATTAGAGCTTGCCAATATGTTTCGTGTTTATATGGCCAAtacaacaatgccacaaacatggtTTATCCAATACACTTTCAGAGGAATCAATATTTAAGATGATATTATCATTTTTACTCATGCAGACGACACTTTCATATATACCAATGAAAGGACTAGCTTTAAAGTAAAAACAAACATGCTTGTAAAGGGAAATattttcattatcattattaaaataaaaacgaaAATCATCCTTAAACAATGCGTAAAATGATATAATGTTTCGTGCCATTTATGGCAAGTAGCAACAATTTAATAATCTAATTGAAACACCACTAGTCAGCATAAGCTCGTTGTCCCCAATCCTTATAGCATCAACAATACGTCTATTTCCTATGATTATTTTAAGCTCCCCGAGCTTTAGCTTCCCACCATGACCAATGGAAAAGACAAGAGCGATGGAGCTTGAGTCACAAGTTTTCAACATACTCACTTCGACAGTTTTAAGCATTTCCTGTAGCTCCATCAAGGTCTTATCCAAGTTCTTGATGTTGTATTTCATAATGATTTATTAGTATAAACCAGTAAGCGAGTTAAGTACCATATCAATGGCTAACTCTTTGGTAAATTAGACACATAGATTCTCCAATTTGTCTTTGTATGATTTTATCTTCTGAATGTGCTTACACATAGATGCTTCTTCTTGAAATTTGTATGTCATAAGGGACTTCATGATATCAAATCGTTCCTGCCTTGTCTGCTCCTGAAACATTTCTTGGAGTTGGTAATTTATGTCATACGCCCCAACATTCTCAAATCCTTATGGAGCTCGGAGGACATGGTCACTAACATAAGGAAAGTAACCTTATTTGACTCATCATAGTGCTTATCATAAGCAACCACTTATTCATCAGTAACATCATTAGAAAGTTCGAGGATATCCTCGTCAAGAGCATACTCTTTGTTCTCATATCTTATGGTGATCCTCAAGGTGCAAATCCAATCAACATAATTAGGTCCCATGATTTTCTCCCTTGATATCATGGAGAGTTGTGAGAGCGTTGagtgaggtggtggtggaggaggaagACGACGAGGAGTGTTCACATTGTTATACGGAACAAAAATCTATAAAGAAAGTTTTAGTTAGTTTGATATGATTAATAATTAACAATAATTAcccataaaaaaaatatttaacaaGGCTAAGATCCACATTTCACTTTATGATGTGAAGAGGGATGCTCATAATCAAACCATGAAGCTATTTAGGTAGGCAACATTATTCATCAATTTCAATCACTATGAAATctctagatctttgagattcaatgactGTGGTAAATAGGATGCTAATTTTGTTTATGTTCATCTCAGTCCATGATAGGGATGTCAGGGATCATGAAATAGATGGTGGATCAACCATGCAAAAAACACGTGATCCCCGACTCAAGATATGCTTGAGTATCGCGTGAGGCCCTAAAGGAGGCACTCCGCAACCAACGATACACCAAAATTTTACGATTGATTTAGGTTTAAGGTTATGGCCATgtgatagtttattttatttcctttttatatattttattttagtacttttagctctttttattagtattgcattgtatattctttattttctttatcatggatcgtaTCGGGTAATTTCTATTTTGCATGAGGTATTTTGCAGGGTTTTGGAGCTCGTTGTGGTTGTGGATTAGCTCCGAGACGGGCTTTGTGGGCTTTCGAGGCGTTATTGGGCTTTAAGGATCCATCAAAGGAGAATTGGGCTTAAAAACTTGAAGacttggatgaagtgggcttATGAAGATGGGTCTTGGATTCTTATTTTGAGCTTAAATTAACAATATTTTAAAGCTTTAAGATGATTGGCCAAATATGAATCATGTGAGGTATAGAGGGGACCAATGGAATCTTGAGAAGTGGGGTGGTGTAGTGGAGAAAAAGAGCCAATAGCATTCCAGCATCATTTGTGAGGGTGGAGTCTCAGTCGTGTAAATCTGCGAGGGTACCCGCACAAGTACACacttttgggcattttggtcattttgctcaCCATTTACTTTGCAGGATAGGTCTAGCAGCTGAGACTTTGATTTTCCGCCATTAGAGATCATTGGAGGTGATTTTTGGGAGCTTGATACACATTATTCTCATCTTTCTACCAATTGTTAGTTTCTTGATGCAAAAACCctttgtgattgttattttgcttccatgagtgcctagttTCGTTATATTGGTTAACTTTGGCTAAAACCCTTGGATATTTGTGGattttgaaggattcatgcttAATTGTCATTTATCTAATGTTTATCATTCTagttcatatttcttatgcttgtttaatactttgatcatgagcttggtacttgaatgagcaattgttggtttatttctttggtttagcattgaatcattgaatttacttAGAGCAAGTgttttatgatggtagaaatcatctctatcTTATGAATCATGagtcctttatggatgtgtaagcattgacatcctctaggaattggggattccttcattcttaaggctaatcaactttcttgagttcaattgcttcaattgaatcattgattttgattaagaaggtatgttgtgggcttccccaacctccatactacctatgaggaatcttggcatatcatgcttcatgattgctataaccaatttgagatgaatgataagcttcatattgaatcctaatgataaacacacaaatgttcattttGTTAAATTGCCTTGGTTGACCAAttctctccaatatttgagcatctcaccatcttgcttaattgcaagcttTTTAGTTACTCAAGTCTTCTAGTTTTCAAGCAATCacaacaccccccccccctttagtttaattgtagttagttagttttattacactagttctattggattgcattggtgattcAATACAATCATTTCCCTGAGGATCGATAcctctttttaccattatattacattttatttgcaaacaaagggtgtaatttccttggtggacttgacatcccatcACCATCAAAACCTAGCTTAGGGAACAAGTAATTAAAATGtacatagaaaaaaaaaattaaccttcaaaaaccctaattctaaaaATTCTAACATGTAAACAAGATTTAAATTGGATCTAATAGTGCAAATAACTAtgaactaaggctctgataccactagaAGGTTTTGAACATAATAACAAATCGTATATGGTAGCGGAAGCATATTATAATTGTATTCAAATGTTAATACAACAACTTAAAAGGATCTTCTGTTCATATAATTATTTCAAATACAAGAAAGATAATacttacatacctctttgttggccAGAGATCTCCTTGCTTGCAATATTGTTCTTGCCACTTTGATTGGATGCAAATGATCTAAAACATAatccctctaatggaatcacatccAAGACACAAACAACAACTCCAGAAACACCAAGCAACTACCAACACAAATGCTAATTgtattagggtttctagattgATTGCACGACACATAGAAAGAGTTATGGGGTGTGTAGATCGTGATATCTAGGGTTTTTGAGAATTGATAGCACCACCAAAATTTTGAGGGTTTTCACAAAATCATCTCTCTCAAATTTGGTTCTAAGGGTCTTTATGTATAAGGGAATGATTTAAACTATAACAGATAATTACTTTGTCACCAAGTAATTATCCTTTCTCTTTGGTAAATATTTGACATTCAGATTCTTACACTTAGAAATTCTAGATCTCCAAGTTTCATTTAATTGTTTAAAGAGTGAATTAACTAACAAACCAGATCCCTATAATTATTCTCTATCCGATGTTACTTATATTTTGGTCTTGCGTGTAAACCAAAAGGATcatgttattattagaaatattagtATATTACATATAGTTATGACCTTTGACACTATTTACAATAATCCAAAATAtagtgatttttttaattttaagatAATATATGTATCCGAAATGAGCTTATCAGCTAGACATGCCCTTCCCTAGTTCATACAGGTGGTTACATGTTAACTTTTATATAgagttttggatttttattttgaGGTCTATTTCTTATACTAAGAAAGGTAATGAAAAAGAGGATGGATTTTTTTTAAGAGTATGTTGGTTGAGTAAGAAATGGTTGCTTTGATCTATATATCACATGATGagttttgataagctataaacTATAAGTGGCAAAAATGGAAGCgttttgaaaataatatttaatttaagaCCATTTTAAATAAAAACCACCAAGGATCCAATTACATGACATAGAAAGATTATAAACAACACATATGATGTTTAGAAGACAACCTTTAAAGACTTTGGTCCCTATTAGAAATTAGAGATTTGATGAAGATGGAAAAAGCCCAAGATACAGCATCTCTATAATGTATCTACTAACAAGATCAAGTCACTAAGAATGCTAGTTCTCTTCTTGTAAAAGGAACTTATTAATCCTTTAAGAACTTATCACAAATAATTCTTAAAGGAGAGCAATTCTAAAGCACCAAACTCTTCACTAGCCTTAAAATAGAGTAAGATCAGGGGAGGGAATCATGTTGTCAACCATAGGAAGGAAAGAAGTAAAAAACTTGCAACTTTTGGAAGCATTACTCTCCATTAAATACTTAAACTTCATATATAAATCCCATACCCTTACACAAGTGAAAGGTAAGGCAAGTTAGAAATATTGAGTATGTAAGAGGGAGGTTGGAAAGTAACCTCCCATACCCATTAGAAGCCTAcaattttgagagagagagagaaagagagatgtgATGTGATGTGTCCAACTCATCAAGCATCATCTATTTTATGTACAAGTCTATGTAGTGAAATCCAAAGATTCCAAAAACGTCTACATGACTTATTAAATGGTACCATATTATTTAATAACCATTCTCTACTCCCttgaaatattattttcataaaataataattattccataattaaatacaagagttgaatatatttattaataatcaaattattagtAAATATTCAATAAGTGACAACTTGCTAaatgtgtgaccctataggatcatatgttattggCAAACATCATTTTAaaatgattcttgggcatatagatccaacaa
The genomic region above belongs to Lactuca sativa cultivar Salinas chromosome 4, Lsat_Salinas_v11, whole genome shotgun sequence and contains:
- the LOC111892382 gene encoding uncharacterized protein LOC111892382; translation: MNEKDRRMIDASSGGDIFNKKPHEICSPFGTISQNQRNFGTRNKIKRNSPQVVGEVSNTQHLESRLLDLTNVLSQMVVGSGQQLMVCGICTMTGHYTNKCPTLGSESEDFNAMRGYQGQQRPMGFQNTYNPNWRNNPNNPYPPKKNPPIVMMRHQYPQYPSQKPPYPQTSHPPPNYNQPHQQGQSSGKQELVTSLAQSQTQFQQETKNTFPNIQAQIEDLATSLNKMEQRGKHLPQTQKTPNMSAITLRSGKTLGENNPKRVSREEEDEVIVIEPKKVVVPPKEPIVTNIEQPESSNKTIKPLVISPPFPSRLAFSKKIEEENELFETFHKVQINIPLLNAIKQIPIYAKFLKDLCTKKRKFKENEKI